A part of Macaca mulatta isolate MMU2019108-1 chromosome 12, T2T-MMU8v2.0, whole genome shotgun sequence genomic DNA contains:
- the TMEM37 gene encoding voltage-dependent calcium channel gamma-like subunit isoform X3, producing the protein MTAIGVQARRPLGQRQPRRSFFESFIRTLIITCVALTVVLSSVSICDGHWLLAEDRVFGLWHFCITTNLSAPMCFRDLGQAHVPGLAVGMGLVRSVGALAVVAAIFGLELLMVSQVCEDKHSRRKWVLGSILLLVSFVLSSGGLLGFVILLRNQVTLIGFTLMFWCEFTASFLFFLNAISGLHINSITHPWERPWKF; encoded by the exons ATGACTGCCATCGGCGTGCAG GCCCGGAGGCCTTTGGGCCAAAGGCAGCCCCGCCGGTCCTTCTTTGAATCCTTCATCCGGACCCTCATCATCACGTGTGTGGCCCTGACTGTGGTCCTGTCCTCAGTCTCCATTTGTGACGGGCACTGGCTTCTGGCTGAGGACCGCGTCTTCGGGCTCTGGCACTTCTGCATCACCACCAATCTGAGTGCACCCATGTGCTTCAGAGACCTGGGCCAGGCCCACGTGCCCGGGTTGGCTGTGGGCATGGGCCTGGTGCGCAGCGTGGGCGCCTTGGCCGTGGTGGCCGCCATTTTTGGCCTGGAGCTCCTCATGGTGTCCCAGGTGTGCGAGGACAAACACTCACGGCGCAAGTGGGTCCTGGGTTCCATCCTCCTCCTGGTCTCTTTCGTCCTCTCCTCCGGGGGACTCCTGGGTTTTGTGATCCTCCTCAGGAACCAAGTCACACTCATCGGCTTCACCCTGATGTTTTGGTGCGAATTcactgcctccttcctcttcttcctgaaCGCCATCAGCGGCCTTCACATCAACAGCATCACCCATCCCTGGGAACGACCATGGAAATTTTAG
- the TMEM37 gene encoding voltage-dependent calcium channel gamma-like subunit isoform X2, with protein sequence MHSKPGSSARRPLGQRQPRRSFFESFIRTLIITCVALTVVLSSVSICDGHWLLAEDRVFGLWHFCITTNLSAPMCFRDLGQAHVPGLAVGMGLVRSVGALAVVAAIFGLELLMVSQVCEDKHSRRKWVLGSILLLVSFVLSSGGLLGFVILLRNQVTLIGFTLMFWCEFTASFLFFLNAISGLHINSITHPWERPWKF encoded by the coding sequence GCCCGGAGGCCTTTGGGCCAAAGGCAGCCCCGCCGGTCCTTCTTTGAATCCTTCATCCGGACCCTCATCATCACGTGTGTGGCCCTGACTGTGGTCCTGTCCTCAGTCTCCATTTGTGACGGGCACTGGCTTCTGGCTGAGGACCGCGTCTTCGGGCTCTGGCACTTCTGCATCACCACCAATCTGAGTGCACCCATGTGCTTCAGAGACCTGGGCCAGGCCCACGTGCCCGGGTTGGCTGTGGGCATGGGCCTGGTGCGCAGCGTGGGCGCCTTGGCCGTGGTGGCCGCCATTTTTGGCCTGGAGCTCCTCATGGTGTCCCAGGTGTGCGAGGACAAACACTCACGGCGCAAGTGGGTCCTGGGTTCCATCCTCCTCCTGGTCTCTTTCGTCCTCTCCTCCGGGGGACTCCTGGGTTTTGTGATCCTCCTCAGGAACCAAGTCACACTCATCGGCTTCACCCTGATGTTTTGGTGCGAATTcactgcctccttcctcttcttcctgaaCGCCATCAGCGGCCTTCACATCAACAGCATCACCCATCCCTGGGAACGACCATGGAAATTTTAG